From a single Chitinophaga sp. Cy-1792 genomic region:
- a CDS encoding ABC transporter permease, translating to MIATLKILWNSLKMALLELRVNKLRTFLSLLGITIGIFCIISVFTLTSSLERNVRADLADLGEDVIYVQKWPWGGNGEYPWWKYMNRPVPEYKELKLLQDKVHGASFVSFNFDVGSKRVEFGDDYMDGATMMAVSNDYNQIQALNIIDGRYFANAESNSGTNVAILGYTLWNGLFGSAAATLGKTVKIMGRDVKVIGVLKRKGESMIGGPSFDNAIIVPYKFGRTLVDERRNGDPYILVKAKSGISLDQLKDEIRGVMRASHRLKPTVEDDFAMNEISSANESLNSMFTMINACGLLIAGFALLVGGFGIANIMFVTVKERTGIIGLKKAIGARRSTIMMEFLIESIVLCLIGGLLGLLLVFLIAVLISAASTFHLYMSMGNIIFGLSVSIGVGVIAGFIPAYFASKLDPVVAIRSN from the coding sequence ATGATCGCGACCCTGAAAATATTATGGAATAGTTTAAAAATGGCGTTGCTGGAACTGCGTGTCAATAAGTTGCGTACGTTTCTTTCGCTGTTGGGCATTACGATAGGTATTTTTTGTATTATATCTGTATTTACGCTTACCAGTAGTCTGGAGCGCAATGTCCGTGCGGACCTTGCCGATTTGGGCGAAGATGTTATATATGTACAGAAATGGCCATGGGGTGGAAACGGGGAATATCCCTGGTGGAAATACATGAACCGTCCGGTGCCGGAGTACAAGGAGCTGAAACTGTTGCAGGATAAGGTACATGGGGCGAGTTTCGTTTCATTCAACTTTGATGTTGGCAGCAAGCGGGTGGAGTTTGGGGATGATTATATGGACGGCGCTACTATGATGGCGGTCAGCAATGATTATAACCAGATCCAGGCGTTGAATATTATAGACGGCCGTTATTTTGCCAATGCGGAGAGTAACAGCGGTACAAATGTGGCCATCCTGGGGTATACGCTCTGGAATGGGTTATTTGGCAGTGCAGCTGCTACGCTGGGCAAAACGGTGAAGATTATGGGCCGGGATGTGAAGGTGATCGGGGTATTGAAGCGGAAAGGGGAGAGTATGATCGGCGGGCCTAGTTTTGATAATGCCATCATTGTACCTTATAAATTTGGCAGAACGTTGGTAGATGAGCGCCGCAATGGTGATCCCTATATTCTTGTTAAAGCGAAGTCAGGCATCTCTCTTGATCAGCTGAAAGATGAGATCAGGGGCGTAATGCGGGCATCTCACCGGCTAAAACCTACTGTGGAAGATGATTTTGCCATGAACGAGATCAGCTCTGCCAATGAAAGTCTGAATTCGATGTTTACCATGATCAATGCCTGCGGGTTGTTGATTGCCGGATTTGCCTTATTGGTAGGTGGTTTTGGTATCGCAAATATCATGTTTGTGACAGTGAAGGAACGCACCGGTATTATTGGTTTGAAAAAGGCTATTGGTGCGCGCAGAAGCACCATCATGATGGAATTCCTGATAGAATCTATCGTATTGTGCCTGATAGGTGGACTGTTGGGGCTTTTACTGGTATTTCTGATAGCCGTGCTTATTTCGGCCGCTTCTACATTCCATTTATATATGTCGATGGGTAATATCATTTTCGGATTAAGTGTATCTATCGGTGTTGGTGTGATTGCGGGCTTCATTCCGGCGTATTTTGCCAGCAAGCTGGACCCGGTGGTAGCGATAAGAAGCAATTAA
- the tsaD gene encoding tRNA (adenosine(37)-N6)-threonylcarbamoyltransferase complex transferase subunit TsaD produces the protein MSVKILAIESSCDDTGAAVLVDGKILSNQIAGQRVHEEYGGVVPELASRAHQENIVPVVDIALQKAGVKKEELSAIAFTQSPGLIGSLLVGSCFAKSMAMALNIPLIGVHHMQAHVLANFIDDPKPDFPFLCLTVSGGHTQIVLCESPLRMRVIGETLDDAAGEAFDKSAKLLGLPYPGGPLIDKYAKEGNPDRFKFPEPRIPELNFSFSGLKTAILYFLQENQQRDPQFIEQNLPDICASIQQRIISILLNKVVKAAAETGVKDIAIAGGVSANSGLRAALEQYGKKHGWRTFIPKFEYCTDNAGMIAITAYYKYLEGDFVGLDAVPTARAAF, from the coding sequence ATGTCAGTGAAAATATTAGCGATAGAATCATCTTGCGATGATACAGGAGCAGCAGTATTGGTAGATGGAAAGATCTTATCCAACCAGATAGCAGGCCAGCGGGTACATGAAGAATATGGTGGAGTGGTGCCGGAACTGGCATCCCGTGCACACCAGGAAAACATTGTTCCTGTGGTGGATATCGCCCTTCAGAAAGCCGGCGTAAAGAAGGAAGAGCTGAGCGCGATTGCGTTTACACAGTCGCCCGGACTGATAGGTTCCCTGCTGGTGGGCAGTTGTTTTGCCAAATCCATGGCGATGGCCCTGAATATACCGCTGATAGGCGTGCACCATATGCAGGCGCATGTACTGGCCAATTTCATTGATGATCCCAAACCTGATTTCCCATTTCTTTGCTTAACAGTATCCGGTGGACATACACAGATCGTGTTGTGTGAAAGTCCGCTGAGGATGCGTGTGATCGGTGAAACGCTGGATGATGCAGCCGGAGAGGCTTTTGATAAAAGCGCCAAATTGCTTGGTCTGCCTTATCCTGGTGGCCCGCTGATCGATAAATATGCCAAAGAGGGCAACCCTGACCGTTTTAAATTTCCGGAGCCGCGTATCCCTGAGCTGAATTTCAGCTTCAGCGGATTAAAAACGGCGATATTATATTTTCTGCAGGAGAACCAGCAGCGCGATCCGCAGTTTATTGAGCAGAACCTGCCTGATATCTGTGCTTCCATCCAGCAGCGTATCATCAGTATATTGCTGAATAAAGTGGTGAAGGCCGCAGCAGAAACCGGCGTGAAAGATATTGCCATTGCCGGTGGTGTTAGTGCCAACAGCGGACTCAGAGCTGCGTTGGAACAATATGGTAAAAAACATGGCTGGCGTACATTTATTCCTAAGTTCGAATATTGTACGGATAATGCCGGGATGATTGCCATCACTGCCTATTACAAGTACCTGGAAGGTGATTTTGTAGGGCTGGATGCGGTGCCTACTGCGAGGGCAGCGTTTTAA
- a CDS encoding alpha-L-fucosidase, whose protein sequence is MKKLFLAMMLLASAGAKAQQTALSEWKDQKYSMFIHWGAIYSTLGGVWEGKPVTRGYSEQIQSHAGIYSDVYGDVAKRFNPAYWNADSVVLLAKAAGMKSVVMTSKHHDGFCMFHSAYTDYNVVDATPFKRDVLKELADACKRHGLKFGMYFSLIDWHYPQAYPISSSNSDPITPEHHQFNLRQVRELMTNYGPVSEIWFDMGSLTAQQSRELADLVHQLQPGCMVSGRLGNDAGDFCVMGDNAYPDYQIASPWQTPASVYDETWGYRSWQQHGEAAAKADEKLRGLIKVVSRGGNYLLNIGPRGDGSVVDFEKEVLLRNGEWLKRNGEAIYGAAPNPFDTTFAWGEVTARPGKLYLHVLQMPDQSTIILPGLKNKITGVYTLGDHKTLNEAAMNKGGNVVLTVPTGLVSSREIPVIVVEYAGDADILPLHLLKQPKMLDRNNGAYLYSFSGVDYESYYRSEVGKTWAFTTAKPQRMTLRYSAAEQGRELALNLNGVVTNVPLQGKEVKLPVSAADLSWGKIYSVGPYWGGIGGVHADLHQVDVSKHWAADSSWVLHPEWQDDRVQTFDGGRSTVYYVLQEVTAKKAGNYLVGFSSGDGIQVFVNGAQQLIHNNPERGATESEVLLLPLKQGVNQIVVRLYTRFAKQLQWAINTDVPQVMYEQELDIPVEGSAAVQHLTIRDAKAVSPHRNMRMPNLSVSLRAK, encoded by the coding sequence ATGAAAAAACTTTTTCTGGCCATGATGTTACTGGCTTCGGCTGGTGCAAAGGCGCAGCAAACAGCTCTATCCGAGTGGAAAGATCAGAAGTATTCCATGTTTATTCACTGGGGAGCTATCTACAGTACGTTAGGTGGTGTATGGGAGGGAAAACCCGTTACCAGAGGCTATAGTGAGCAGATACAATCCCACGCAGGCATCTACAGCGATGTTTATGGTGATGTAGCAAAACGGTTTAATCCGGCTTACTGGAACGCCGACTCCGTTGTACTGCTGGCAAAAGCCGCCGGTATGAAATCCGTAGTGATGACGAGTAAGCACCACGACGGATTTTGTATGTTCCATTCAGCCTATACCGATTATAATGTGGTAGATGCTACGCCATTTAAGCGCGACGTACTGAAAGAACTGGCAGATGCCTGTAAGCGTCACGGGTTGAAATTTGGTATGTACTTTTCGCTGATAGACTGGCATTATCCGCAAGCCTATCCGATATCCAGTAGCAACAGTGATCCTATTACGCCGGAGCATCATCAGTTCAACCTGCGCCAGGTAAGGGAGCTGATGACCAATTACGGGCCGGTGTCAGAGATATGGTTCGATATGGGATCACTGACAGCGCAACAGAGCAGGGAACTGGCAGACCTGGTACATCAGCTGCAACCGGGATGTATGGTGAGTGGACGTTTGGGTAATGATGCCGGAGATTTTTGTGTGATGGGAGATAATGCCTATCCTGATTATCAGATTGCATCCCCATGGCAAACACCGGCATCAGTATATGATGAAACCTGGGGCTACCGTTCCTGGCAGCAACATGGCGAAGCCGCTGCCAAAGCAGATGAAAAATTACGCGGACTGATCAAAGTAGTGAGCAGAGGTGGTAACTACCTGTTAAATATTGGCCCGCGCGGTGATGGTTCTGTCGTGGATTTTGAAAAAGAGGTGTTACTACGTAACGGCGAATGGCTGAAACGCAATGGGGAGGCTATTTACGGTGCTGCTCCGAATCCCTTCGATACTACTTTTGCGTGGGGAGAAGTGACTGCCAGACCAGGCAAACTATATCTCCATGTACTGCAGATGCCAGACCAGAGCACGATCATCTTACCCGGACTAAAAAATAAAATAACGGGTGTGTATACACTGGGCGATCACAAAACCTTAAATGAAGCCGCCATGAATAAAGGCGGAAACGTTGTCCTGACAGTACCTACAGGGCTGGTATCTTCCAGGGAAATACCAGTGATTGTGGTGGAGTATGCGGGTGATGCAGACATCCTGCCTTTACATTTGCTGAAACAACCGAAGATGCTGGACCGTAATAATGGCGCTTATCTGTATAGTTTTTCAGGTGTCGACTATGAGAGCTATTACCGTAGTGAAGTAGGCAAAACCTGGGCTTTCACTACAGCGAAACCGCAAAGGATGACCTTACGCTATAGTGCAGCAGAGCAGGGCAGGGAGCTGGCGCTTAACCTGAATGGCGTGGTCACCAATGTGCCGTTGCAGGGAAAGGAAGTGAAGCTGCCAGTGAGTGCAGCGGATCTGAGCTGGGGTAAAATCTACAGTGTAGGTCCTTATTGGGGTGGTATAGGTGGTGTGCATGCAGACCTGCACCAGGTGGATGTTTCAAAACATTGGGCGGCAGACAGCTCCTGGGTTTTACATCCGGAATGGCAGGATGACCGGGTGCAAACATTTGATGGTGGCCGCAGTACCGTATATTATGTATTGCAGGAGGTGACCGCTAAGAAGGCCGGTAATTATCTCGTAGGTTTTAGCAGCGGCGATGGTATCCAGGTTTTTGTCAATGGAGCGCAGCAGCTCATTCATAACAATCCGGAAAGGGGCGCTACGGAGTCGGAAGTATTATTGCTGCCATTGAAGCAGGGCGTGAACCAGATTGTAGTGCGCTTATATACCCGTTTTGCGAAGCAGTTGCAATGGGCGATCAATACAGACGTGCCACAGGTGATGTATGAACAGGAGCTGGATATTCCGGTGGAAGGCAGTGCGGCGGTACAGCACCTGACTATCCGTGATGCGAAGGCAGTTTCTCCACACAGGAATATGCGTATGCCTAATCTCTCCGTATCTTTGCGGGCAAAATAG
- a CDS encoding tRNA1(Val) (adenine(37)-N6)-methyltransferase, translating into MSNTYFKFKQFIIHQEHCAMKVCTDACIQGAFTAQHLALHGHAVKRVLDIGAGTGLLSLMVAQQHAADITAVELDPGAALQSRENFASSPWAERLHLKEADIRTLPAEDQFDFIITNPPFYESALKSGDAKKDQAMHATNLSYAALLEVIAAHLSRAGAFSVLLPYVEFEQFKLLAERAGFHLRRVLRVRQSARHTAWFRAVGIFEWTPGAVLPEDLVIYDEQNVYTLPFIDLLKDYYFKL; encoded by the coding sequence ATGTCTAATACATATTTTAAGTTTAAGCAATTTATTATACACCAGGAGCACTGCGCCATGAAAGTCTGTACAGACGCCTGTATACAGGGAGCTTTCACGGCGCAGCACCTGGCTTTGCATGGTCATGCCGTGAAACGAGTATTGGACATTGGCGCGGGGACGGGGTTATTGAGTCTGATGGTAGCGCAGCAGCATGCTGCGGATATTACGGCTGTAGAACTTGATCCTGGTGCGGCTTTGCAGTCGCGGGAGAATTTTGCATCCTCTCCCTGGGCGGAGCGTTTGCATTTGAAGGAGGCGGATATCCGTACGTTGCCGGCGGAGGACCAGTTTGATTTTATCATTACGAATCCGCCGTTTTATGAGTCGGCCTTGAAGAGTGGCGATGCCAAAAAGGATCAGGCGATGCATGCCACCAACCTGAGTTATGCGGCATTGCTGGAGGTGATAGCGGCGCATTTAAGCAGGGCGGGTGCATTTTCTGTATTGCTGCCATATGTAGAGTTTGAGCAGTTTAAGCTGCTGGCAGAGCGTGCGGGTTTTCATCTGCGTCGTGTGTTGCGTGTACGGCAGAGTGCCAGGCATACGGCCTGGTTCAGGGCGGTAGGTATCTTTGAATGGACACCCGGAGCGGTGTTGCCGGAAGACCTGGTAATTTATGATGAGCAGAACGTATATACGTTACCGTTTATTGATCTTTTAAAAGATTATTATTTCAAGTTATAG
- a CDS encoding NAD(P)-dependent oxidoreductase — protein METTVNIGLIREEKQPHDNRAAFTPKQCQWIMHHFPQVKIFAQPATYRCFKDAEYHKAGVTITEDLTHCQFLLGIKEVPPAFLIPNKTYLFFSHTKKKQPHNQHMLQAILEKNITLIDYECLVHPDGQRILGFGFFAGVVGAHNGLMAYGHKTKSFQLKPVHECHDFQELISHYFGVKLPPLKIVITGSGRVAAGTLEIMGLLGIKYLPPEEYLINTYNYPVYTQLKAGELYLRKDDRTYSRADFHAHPDQYDCRFLPYVTVSDILMNGIYWDHNIPPLFQLKDIQKENFRIQVIADITDDTHGSVPINLGDSTIDDPVYGVDKQTFQQTAPYLPDTIDMMCVSNLPNELPRDASQYFGDQLMKYVFEEMLKEESTMIENATITANGRLTPHFSYLQDYADGKE, from the coding sequence ATGGAAACGACTGTAAACATAGGACTGATAAGGGAAGAGAAGCAACCGCACGACAACCGCGCCGCCTTCACCCCAAAGCAATGCCAGTGGATCATGCACCACTTTCCACAGGTAAAAATATTCGCGCAGCCAGCCACATACCGCTGCTTTAAAGACGCAGAATATCATAAAGCCGGCGTAACTATCACCGAAGATCTCACCCACTGCCAGTTCCTGCTGGGCATCAAAGAAGTACCCCCCGCCTTCCTCATCCCCAATAAAACCTACCTGTTCTTCAGCCATACCAAAAAGAAACAACCACATAACCAACACATGCTCCAGGCCATCCTGGAAAAAAATATTACACTCATCGACTACGAATGCCTCGTCCATCCCGACGGACAACGTATCCTAGGCTTCGGATTCTTCGCCGGCGTGGTAGGCGCACACAACGGACTCATGGCATACGGACATAAAACAAAATCGTTTCAGCTGAAACCCGTCCACGAATGCCACGATTTCCAGGAACTCATCTCCCACTACTTCGGCGTTAAACTACCTCCCCTCAAAATCGTTATCACCGGCTCCGGACGCGTAGCCGCAGGCACACTCGAAATCATGGGCCTCCTCGGTATCAAATACCTCCCGCCGGAAGAATACCTCATCAATACCTATAACTATCCCGTATATACGCAACTGAAAGCAGGGGAGCTATACCTCCGCAAAGATGACAGAACCTACAGCCGCGCCGACTTCCACGCACATCCCGATCAATACGACTGCCGGTTCCTGCCTTATGTAACTGTCAGCGATATTCTCATGAATGGTATCTACTGGGACCACAACATCCCACCACTATTCCAGCTGAAAGACATTCAGAAAGAAAATTTCCGCATACAGGTCATCGCTGATATCACCGACGATACACACGGCTCCGTCCCCATCAATCTTGGCGACAGCACCATCGATGATCCCGTGTATGGCGTTGATAAACAAACTTTTCAGCAAACCGCCCCCTATCTGCCCGACACCATCGACATGATGTGCGTCAGCAACCTGCCCAACGAACTACCCCGCGACGCCTCACAATACTTCGGCGACCAACTCATGAAATATGTTTTTGAAGAAATGCTGAAAGAAGAAAGTACCATGATAGAAAACGCAACCATTACCGCCAATGGCCGGCTCACACCACATTTCAGCTACCTGCAGGATTATGCAGACGGAAAAGAATAA
- a CDS encoding DUF4329 domain-containing protein, which produces MDLLSDAAVLNAEKITSDASTGQVITLPEITVVADVPLKTKYPSLDDAAFGALAHIIDKSIKEMVEYAGWVYKNPNDSNFYFTPPRKGKADYSFAPKSDIPVTANLLAIGSYGCYHTHGGRPKGVVVQTDEEFSIGNIFTGEGGDKAKATYGKYFCYLGTPQGQIKKYTPIDLLPATQQSQNPTGLVETIGNF; this is translated from the coding sequence ATGGACTTATTATCAGATGCAGCAGTGCTGAATGCTGAAAAAATAACTTCCGATGCCTCAACTGGTCAGGTAATCACTTTACCTGAAATTACTGTTGTTGCTGATGTGCCATTAAAAACGAAATATCCATCATTAGATGATGCTGCTTTTGGTGCATTGGCTCACATCATTGATAAATCCATTAAGGAAATGGTTGAATATGCCGGCTGGGTTTATAAAAATCCCAATGATTCCAATTTTTATTTTACTCCACCCAGGAAAGGAAAAGCCGATTATTCGTTTGCACCAAAATCCGATATACCTGTTACTGCCAATCTTTTAGCAATTGGCAGCTACGGTTGTTATCATACGCACGGAGGGAGACCAAAGGGAGTAGTAGTTCAAACTGATGAAGAATTTTCAATCGGAAATATATTTACTGGTGAAGGTGGTGACAAGGCGAAAGCGACTTATGGAAAATATTTCTGCTATTTAGGAACTCCTCAGGGACAAATAAAAAAATATACTCCTATTGACTTATTACCTGCTACACAACAAAGTCAAAATCCAACTGGCCTGGTTGAGACAATTGGTAATTTCTAA